CATTGATTTTTTTTGATGAACTTCAGGCGTGTCCTAATTGTGCAACATCATTAAAATCATTTAATAAAGATAAAAGATTTGATGTAATTTGTTCGGGTTCATTAATGGGTATAAGTTACAAAGAGATAGAGTCAAATAGTGTAGGAAATAAGATTGACTACACTATGTATTCATTGGATTTTGAGGAATTTTTGTGGGCAAAGGGATATAAACAGGAACAAATTGAAGATATATATCAGTGTATGTTAAACACAAAGCCACTTGGTAAGGTACAATTTGAAGTTATGATGGATAATTTTAGAGAGTATATGGTAGTTGGAGGAATGCCTGC
The window above is part of the Clostridiales bacterium genome. Proteins encoded here:
- a CDS encoding AAA family ATPase; protein product: MNRLPRKIDQYLNDWKKDKHKMPLIVKGARQIGKTEAIENFAKNNYKNVVEINFALQKQYLDIFDDGFDVDEIIKNISFKNPNFRFIPKETLIFFDELQACPNCATSLKSFNKDKRFDVICSGSLMGISYKEIESNSVGNKIDYTMYSLDFEEFLWAKGYKQEQIEDIYQCMLNTKPLGKVQFEVMMDNFREYMVVGGMPA